A section of the Trichomycterus rosablanca isolate fTriRos1 chromosome 6, fTriRos1.hap1, whole genome shotgun sequence genome encodes:
- the LOC134316786 gene encoding protein SPO16 homolog isoform X2, with product MANNNTITPWKTTVIVSSSLQNNELSRLLSAQQHRLRFSDSVEPGSFVFPLSGTAFMLITPEQFPEKTESAEFFERIEKFVQVHRNSFILLQSPVFGTEEWEFVSTLQNRFFGSNVKVLPIHSNGDAVRSMLTIAKATSKPHVDSVRDRMNLARARIIKRSPVWDLLQSVQPQ from the exons ATGGCCAATAACAATACAATTACTCCGTGGAAAACAACTGTTATTGTTAGTTCCTCTCTTCAG AATAATGAATTATCTAGGCTACTTTCAGCACAGCAGCACAGACTCCGTTTCTCAGACAGTGTTGAACCTGGTTCCTTCGTTTTTCCTCTCTCAG GTACAGCGTTCATGCTGATCACACCGGAGCAGTTCCCAGAGAAGACTGAAAGTGCAGAGTTCTTTGAAAGGATCGAAAAATTCGTCCAGGTTCACAGGAACAGCTTTATTCTGCTCCAGTCTCCAGTGTTTGGAACCGAGGAATGGGAGTTTGTGTCTACATTACAGAACAG ATTCTTTGGCAGTAATGTCAAAGTCTTACCCATCCACAGTAACGGCGATGCTGTCAGGAGTATGCTCACCATCGCTAAA GCCACCAGTAAACCCCATGTGGACAGCGTCCGGGATCGAATGAATTTGGCTCGAGCTCGAATCATCAAACGCAGCCCAGTTTGGGACCTTCTTCAAAGCGTGCAGCCCCAGTGA
- the glmnb gene encoding glomulin, FKBP associated protein b gives MEVNKLDDVIQRWRVTNQEDLKPADHELFLHVGQTCIAEGHSAQLLDFIKDSKNQDIVKSMGSGLLGPLIKEAVRKDRDPVHCQAVITHMVQICSATEVLNVLLRQVEETDPDAIADTVTLIIQHFQPALLRLGDIKTQSLNLVLDALHKQICKLPVPYLCKQEEEDEHGLCRCCTALLTFVQPFVQEIKSRDAKGPPTNSYHARLRSVLLKFCMKILREPLLEAQFERRPDTTQNSPLRNVATDIMAILPAIHEPLPELLFYYPLRTQKDEAVVRIDDGDSPESRACLAYLLFVQLIAIEVFPAVFSPVFVLQCNMGYINILLSRQDESWILKGLDLHVKSLERVLDNSLPAELLELKSFNTVPQNLIKIMTDCPIQHLRVKALLVFQLFIKKLNEEAKHTFFRCIMRTSHHAGVKSVILTNIKDQAERSSKSKRRDGWFEGTLLLSLLRDVLSLPRGPETDLLNDMDRVMVSLNLLRYLLIIERNKPTGMWTDLCNVAQNYIKMLRVCLSMSKSYYGAELRRIHENKKVKAKEFKEAAGKKTIQCMMVKNEALGGMPREAQEKVLQCALVTYDLMESLVIRIEEIIDERP, from the exons ATGGAAGTGAATAAACTGGATGATGTAATTCAGAGATGG AGAGTGACCAATCAAGAAGATCTGAAGCCAGCAGACCACGAACTCTTTCTGCACGTGGGTCAGACCTGCATTGCTGAGGGTCACAGTGCACAACTTCTGGACTTCATCAAAGACAGCAAAAATCAG GACATAGTGAAGTCTATGGGTAGTGGTCTGCTAGGGCCACTGATTAAGGAGGCGGTGAGGAAGGACAGGGACCCTGTGCACTGCCAGGCTGTGATTACCCACATGGTACAG ATCTGCAGCGCCACTGAGGTTCTAAACGTCCTGCTCAGGCAAGTGGAGGAAACCGATCCTGATGCGATAGCAGACACCGTCACGCTGATCATACAGCACTTTCAGCCAG CTCTCTTGAGACTAGGTGATATAAAGACCCAGTCACTGAACCTGGTTTTGGATGCTCTGCACAAACAGATCTGTAAGCTGCCGGTGCCATATTTATGCAAACAGGAAGAGGAAGATGAGCACGGGCTCTGTCGGTgctgcactgcactgctgaCCTTTGTGCAGCCATTCGTGCAGGAAATCAAGAGTCGAGATGCAAAAGGTCCACCGACGAACAGCTATCATGCACGTCTGAGGAGCGTGCTTCTCAAATT CTGCATGAAGATTCTGAGAGAACCTCTACTTGAGGCTCAGTTTGAAAGAAGACCTGACACTACCCAAAACTCTCCCCTCAGGAACGTTGCAACAGACATAATG GCCATTCTACCTGCTATCCACGAGCCTCTTCCTGAACTCCTTTTCTATTATCCACTGAGGACACAAAAAGACGAGGCAGTTGTGAGGATAGATGACGGCGACTCACCTGAATCGAGAGCCTGTCTGGCCTACCTGCTCTTCGTCCAGCTCATCGCTATTGAAGTGTTTCCTGCTGTGTTCAG CCCTGTGTTTGTCCTGCAATGCAACATGGGATACATCAATATTTTACTAAGCAG acaggatgaatcatGGATACTGAAAGGTTTG GATCTGCATGTTAAAAGCCTGGAGAGAGTTCTGGATAACAGTCTGCCAGCGGAGCTGCTGGAGTTAAAGTCCTTTAACACAGTTCCACAG AACCTAATTAAAATTATGACTGATTGTCCTATCCAGCACTTG AGAGTAAAAGCTCTTCTGGTGTTCCAGCTTTTTATTAAGAAACTTAACGAGGAGGCCAAGCATACATTCTTCAG GTGCATCATGAGAACCAGTCACCATGCAGGGGTGAAAAGTGTCATTCTCACAAACATTAAAGATCAAGCGGAACGCTCGAGCAAG TCGAAACGAAGGGACGGCTGGTTTGAAGGAACGTTACTGCTATCACTTCTGAGGGATGTGCTGAGTTTGCCTCGAGGTCCAGAGACAGACCTGCTAAATGACATGGACAG GGTTATGGTGTCCTTAAATCTCCTGAGGTATCTACTCATCATTGAGAGAAACAAACCC ACGGGTATGTGGACAGACCTGTGTAACGTGGCTCAGAACTACATAAAGATGCTGCGTGTGTGTCTCAGCATGTCAAAATCATACTATGGAGCGGAGCTCAGGAGAATACACGAGAACAAGAAGGTCAAAGCCAAAG AATTTAAAGAGGCTGCAGGAAAGAAAACCATCCAGTGCATGATGGTGAAAAATGAAGCTCTAGGTGGGATGCCTCGTGAGGCCCAGGAGAAG GTACTACAGTGTGCACTGGTTACGTACGACCTGATGGAGAGCCTCGTCATCCGGATAGAGGAAATCATAGACGAGAGACCGTGA
- the LOC134316786 gene encoding protein SPO16 homolog isoform X1 — translation MANNNTITPWKTTVIVSSSLQNNELSRLLSAQQHRLRFSDSVEPGSFVFPLSGTAFMLITPEQFPEKTESAEFFERIEKFVQVHRNSFILLQSPVFGTEEWEFVSTLQNRLYFDFSTRFFGSNVKVLPIHSNGDAVRSMLTIAKATSKPHVDSVRDRMNLARARIIKRSPVWDLLQSVQPQ, via the exons ATGGCCAATAACAATACAATTACTCCGTGGAAAACAACTGTTATTGTTAGTTCCTCTCTTCAG AATAATGAATTATCTAGGCTACTTTCAGCACAGCAGCACAGACTCCGTTTCTCAGACAGTGTTGAACCTGGTTCCTTCGTTTTTCCTCTCTCAG GTACAGCGTTCATGCTGATCACACCGGAGCAGTTCCCAGAGAAGACTGAAAGTGCAGAGTTCTTTGAAAGGATCGAAAAATTCGTCCAGGTTCACAGGAACAGCTTTATTCTGCTCCAGTCTCCAGTGTTTGGAACCGAGGAATGGGAGTTTGTGTCTACATTACAGAACAG GTTATATTTTGATTTCTCTACCAGATTCTTTGGCAGTAATGTCAAAGTCTTACCCATCCACAGTAACGGCGATGCTGTCAGGAGTATGCTCACCATCGCTAAA GCCACCAGTAAACCCCATGTGGACAGCGTCCGGGATCGAATGAATTTGGCTCGAGCTCGAATCATCAAACGCAGCCCAGTTTGGGACCTTCTTCAAAGCGTGCAGCCCCAGTGA